In the genome of Bradyrhizobium sp. CIAT3101, one region contains:
- a CDS encoding helix-turn-helix transcriptional regulator: MTQEELARRVQLSRASITNIEKGRQRVLLHQLIEIADALDAKPSELMPSPQSQSDATMRQDVARVVEMLKREIKVG; encoded by the coding sequence GTGACCCAGGAAGAGCTTGCTCGCCGGGTTCAGCTCTCACGTGCGTCGATCACAAATATCGAGAAGGGCCGGCAGCGGGTGCTCCTGCATCAGCTGATCGAGATCGCGGACGCTTTGGACGCGAAACCCTCCGAGCTCATGCCTTCACCGCAGTCGCAGTCGGACGCGACCATGCGACAGGACGTGGCGCGCGTCGTCGAGATGCTGAAGAGAGAAATCAAGGTCGGATAA